From the Cyanobacteria bacterium GSL.Bin1 genome, one window contains:
- a CDS encoding DUF202 domain-containing protein, producing the protein MNQESSNDRQREHQANERTFLAWLRTAVALIALGLATARFGLFLREIESAIAQEFSLEGPNFNSPTLGLSLVIFGLIVISLAAWRYQQVFWQIEKGKYKPSQRLVWLMVVAVMILATLSTIPLLLSSF; encoded by the coding sequence ATGAATCAGGAGTCTAGTAACGACCGGCAACGAGAACATCAAGCCAATGAACGAACCTTTCTCGCTTGGTTAAGAACAGCAGTGGCTTTAATTGCCTTAGGGTTAGCAACTGCCAGATTTGGTCTGTTTTTACGAGAAATTGAAAGCGCGATTGCACAGGAATTCTCTCTAGAAGGACCTAACTTCAATTCTCCAACTTTAGGATTAAGTTTAGTCATTTTTGGCTTAATTGTGATCAGTTTAGCGGCTTGGCGTTACCAACAAGTATTTTGGCAAATTGAAAAAGGGAAATATAAACCCAGCCAGCGTTTAGTTTGGTTGATGGTGGTTGCAGTCATGATTTTAGCAACCTTGAGTACCATCCCCCTGCTACTGTCATCCTTTTAG